The Ignavibacteria bacterium sequence TTTCCAGAACTTCATCAGCCTGCATAAACAGCTCATCCAGCTTTATGACGGAATAGTTCAGGAAGCAGTGTTTTGCCCAGTTTTCATTTAAGGCATACCTAAATTCCCCCGTCCTGCTTTTCAGGAACTGAAGGCTGTTCCTGCTGATATTGTATTCTTTTAGCTCCCTGCAGTATCTTTCTGCAAGATTGTATATAGACAAAGCCTTTGCAATCAGCAGATCGTCATTCATGCTGAAAAGCTCCTTCCGGCTTATTTTCGAGGCATTCATAAGTTCCGTGTTTTCCGTTTCTTTACCTAATGCCGATAAGGCCATAGCTACAGCCGAGAGGATCATTGTAAGTTCATCTTTCAGCTTTAGTACCCTCTGGTGCCCTGACTGGAGCTGAAGACTGAATTCTTTCTGCTTTCTTCTGATGTCTTCTATAATTTTACATAATTTTGAAGTGGAAAAGGAGAGTTCCCTGCTGTGAGCAACAACAGCCCTGTTCTCAGTCAGAACCCGGGCTATGGAGTCGTATCTGTTTAATCTGTAGCTTTCAAGAGTTTTCATCCCTTTCTCTTTGTGTCTTTCATCTTACATATCTCAACGGTTTCTTAAATACGGCTATTCTGAGGATTTTCAGAAGAGTTTTTCCTTTCTGCCCCTGATAAATTCCCTGCTGGCAGTTATTACGCCAAGTATAAGGAGTAAATGGATTGCACCGCCCAGAGTAAAAGAACTGGTCATCCCGATCAGCCAAAGAAAAAATAGTATAAAGAAATTCCACAACATATTTTGCTCCTTTTTCATAATATCAAAAACTTAAATGCATCAATAACAGATGTAACAAAATAGCCTATTTAGGTCCCCGTGGGTATAGGTATGTTTCTGAAAGTTTTGTAGGAATTTAGCCTACAGGTTAAAAAACGCCTTATTTCTGCGGATTTATGCTGAAAACCCGCGGTGCATTCTGGGGGGTATCTATGCGGCTGCCGTTTATCCTTAAAAGTGTGTCTTTGAGCACGCCAAGTGAGCGCTGGCTTAAGAGGTCAATTTTTACAAGCCCCATCTCATCTATTGAGTACATGTCCGGCTGCGTAATTATGAGTCCCAGCCCCTTGTTCTTTGCATATTCAAGCGCCACATAGTTCGTAATAGGCCGGGCTGTTATAACGATACCGCTCGGGTGGACGCTTAGATGCCGGGGGAAATCCGCCAGGCGCACGGCAATACGGATTATGGAGCGCCATGGTTCAGAGTTGAAATCAAGGGACTTTGTTTCAGGGAACTTCTCTGCAATATTCATGAGGTTCCCGGCGCTTGTCCATGGTATAAACTTGCTATAGCGTGAGATCTCCTCGCCGGAGATGCCGAAGGCCTTGGCTACTTCCCTGAAGGCAGAGCGGGCGCGGAAGGTTACGGTAGTGGAAATCATTGCCACATTGCCGTAGCCGTACTTATCGTATATATATTTTACGATCTGGTCCCTTTCCTGCCAGGAGAAGTCAAGATCCACGTCAGGCGGGCTTTTGCGCCCGCGGTTTAAGAACCTTTCGAAATAAAAGTTGTGATATAATGGGTCCACCTGTGTAAAATCCAGGCAATAGGATACAAGGCTGTTGGCAGCAGAGCCGCGCCCGATGGAAACCATGCCTCTTTTGCGCGCCTCCCTTATTACGTCCCAGATAATGAGGAAGTAATCGGCATAGTTTAACTCCTCAATTACCTCCAGTTCATGCTGAAGTCTCTTTATGGCTTTTTCCGTAATAGGCTTATATTTTTCCTCAAGGCCGCGGAAGGCAACTTTCCAGAGGTATGAGAATGCGGTTTCTCCCGGGGGGAGGGAAAACACCGGAAATTTCTGGGTTCCCAGCTCAAGCTCCACGTTGCAGCCTCTTACAATCTGCTCAACGTTCCACAGGGCCTCGGGCAGAGCCTTCCACAGTTGTTTCATTTCCTCCGGGGACTTTATGCAGTATTCCTCATCGGCCAGGCTTTCAGCGGGGAGATTATGGAGAGTGGAATTTAATCTTATAGCCGTAACCACCCTGTGCAGAAGGTAATCCTCCGGCTTCAGGAAATAAGACGGGTGTGAGGCCACAACCTGAAGGGCGTTAGCCCGTGCAAAATCGTACAACGCCCTTGTCTTTTTCTTATGCCTTTCGGTTACTATGAGTTCAGCAAAGATGTTTTCTTTCCAGCAGCCGCAGCCTTTGATCCTGCTAAGGAGCTTCAGGGAAGACGAGACGACGTATAGATTCCTGAGGTCGGTACTGAATACCTCCTCAAGAGAGAAGTCCTCCTTCAGGTTTCTTGCCGTAATGAGCCTGCAGAGCTGCGAATACCCGTCATTATTCCTTGCAATAAAGAGCGCACTGATGTCCTGATCCTTCGGATCATCAATGAGTGCCCCCAGTATCGGCTTAAGGTTTTCAGCAAGGGCCTTCTTTGCAAACTGTATGAGCCCGTACATATTATTCCTGTCTGCAAGGGCAGCATAGGTGCTTCCTGAAGCCTTTGCGTGCGCAATAAGCTCGTCTAAGGGTATTGTACCCTGAAGAATAGAATAATATGAATGATTATGAAGCGACAACATCAGTTTTTCCGTATCAGTTTTTCCGTATCAGTTTTTCCGTATCAGTTTTTTCCGATGGCAAGGGCCGTATAGCCATATTTATCCCTGAGCTCATTAACAGCACAGAGCATTCTTTTTCTTCTTGATATATCGGCATCAAAAAGGCTTTCCTGTTCGGCAGATTCGCAGAAGTTGCTTAAGTGAATGCCTATCAGGCGCACTGCAACTCTTCTCTGGCAGGCTTTTATAAAAAGGTCCAGCGCCGTCTTAAAGATCACCTGGTCGTCATCGGTCGGAATGATTGTTTTGGATCTTACGACTGTATTAAAGTCTGAGTAGCGGAGCTTAATGCTCACGGTAGACGTCTGCCACTGCTTATTGCGGAGCGACTGGCAGATCTGCCCGTTGAGGTCAAAGAGAACCTTCTCCACCCTTTTCTTATCCGAGACGTCCTCACTGAATGTATTTTCCTTTGATATGCTTTTTCTTTCAGATGCAACCGTAAGGCAGTCGTTCCCCCCTCCGTTGGCCTTATTCCACAGGTCAAGCCCGTGCTTGCCGAAGGCTGTCGTCAGGTAGTCCGCCGAAAGATTTGCAATATCCCCCACTTTATAAAATCCCTTGCTGTTAAGCTCTCTGAGCGTGACCTTTCCGACCCCGGGCAGAGCCTCGACGGGCATTCGTCTTAAGAATTCCTTCTCCATTCCGGGTACGACGAAGGTAATTCCGCGGGGCTTCATAAAGTCCGAGGCAACCTTGGCAATTGTTTTATTGGTTCCTATTCCAATTGAGCACGGGAGCGAAAGCTCACTTAAGACCTTCTCCTGAAGCATACGGGCAAGCACGAGGGGAGGCCCGAAAGTCCCGCTGCATCCGGTAAAATCCATATAGAACTCGTCTACTGAAGCCTGCTCGATAAGGGGCGCATAACCTTCCAGAAGCCGTTTTACGGCCCTGGAATAATTTGTATACTCCTGGTGATGCCCGTGGAGGTAAATTCCCTGGGGGCAGAGCCTGAATGCATCGCGTATAGGCATGGCCGAATGCAGGCCGTAGCGCCTTGCCTCATAGGAGCAGGCGGCAACGACTCCCCTTCCGTGCGGATCGCCGCCAACGATAACGGGCTTTGCCTCCAAAGAGGGGTCGAGTATGCGCTCAACCGATATGAAGAATGCATCTAAGTCCAGGTGAAATATTGTACGCATTTTCTCAGCCTGCCAGAGCTATTGGAGTAAGCCTCGGAAACGCCTTTAAGGCATTCAGAGGCACCGTAATCTTATTCCTTCCTCTAAGCATATGCATCATTTCAAAAGCATTCACAATCCCATAGGTACTGGGATGGTTATTCATTACAACGTAAACATCCTTCACACTGTCGTAGATTTCTTTTATCTTATTTTCAATTTCCACCAGCTCGCCCGGCGAATAAAGATACTTGTACCTTTCACTTGCCTGCTCATAGGTCTGACTTTTCCCGTAGTTATTCACAGACTGTTTCCATGCTTCCGTATTGCGCCCGTGGAAACGGAAGTAAGCACGGCTGTTTGTAATAACCGGTTCAAAAGCAACTGAGCGCCCGAGCTGCGGCTGGTCAATCGTGCAAAGCGAGATATCCAGCTCATGCAGAAAGTGAT is a genomic window containing:
- a CDS encoding lmo0937 family membrane protein, whose protein sequence is MLWNFFILFFLWLIGMTSSFTLGGAIHLLLILGVITASREFIRGRKEKLF
- a CDS encoding DNA polymerase III subunit alpha, translating into MLSLHNHSYYSILQGTIPLDELIAHAKASGSTYAALADRNNMYGLIQFAKKALAENLKPILGALIDDPKDQDISALFIARNNDGYSQLCRLITARNLKEDFSLEEVFSTDLRNLYVVSSSLKLLSRIKGCGCWKENIFAELIVTERHKKKTRALYDFARANALQVVASHPSYFLKPEDYLLHRVVTAIRLNSTLHNLPAESLADEEYCIKSPEEMKQLWKALPEALWNVEQIVRGCNVELELGTQKFPVFSLPPGETAFSYLWKVAFRGLEEKYKPITEKAIKRLQHELEVIEELNYADYFLIIWDVIREARKRGMVSIGRGSAANSLVSYCLDFTQVDPLYHNFYFERFLNRGRKSPPDVDLDFSWQERDQIVKYIYDKYGYGNVAMISTTVTFRARSAFREVAKAFGISGEEISRYSKFIPWTSAGNLMNIAEKFPETKSLDFNSEPWRSIIRIAVRLADFPRHLSVHPSGIVITARPITNYVALEYAKNKGLGLIITQPDMYSIDEMGLVKIDLLSQRSLGVLKDTLLRINGSRIDTPQNAPRVFSINPQK
- the dinB gene encoding DNA polymerase IV; the protein is MRTIFHLDLDAFFISVERILDPSLEAKPVIVGGDPHGRGVVAACSYEARRYGLHSAMPIRDAFRLCPQGIYLHGHHQEYTNYSRAVKRLLEGYAPLIEQASVDEFYMDFTGCSGTFGPPLVLARMLQEKVLSELSLPCSIGIGTNKTIAKVASDFMKPRGITFVVPGMEKEFLRRMPVEALPGVGKVTLRELNSKGFYKVGDIANLSADYLTTAFGKHGLDLWNKANGGGNDCLTVASERKSISKENTFSEDVSDKKRVEKVLFDLNGQICQSLRNKQWQTSTVSIKLRYSDFNTVVRSKTIIPTDDDQVIFKTALDLFIKACQRRVAVRLIGIHLSNFCESAEQESLFDADISRRKRMLCAVNELRDKYGYTALAIGKN